In Equus caballus isolate H_3958 breed thoroughbred chromosome 7, TB-T2T, whole genome shotgun sequence, one DNA window encodes the following:
- the FAM181B gene encoding protein FAM181B: MAVQAALLSTHPFVPFGFGGSPDGLGGAFGALDKGCCFEDDESGTPGGALLAGAEGGDVREATRDLLSFIDSASSNIKLALDKPGKSKRKVNHRKYLQKQIKRCSGLMGAAPPGPPSPGAADTPAKRPLAAPGAQTVAGPAHGKAAPRREASQAAAAASLQSRSLAALFDSLRHVPGGAEPAGGSVAAPAAGLGGAGAGGAGGDAAGPAGGTAVPGARKVPLRARNLPPSFFTEPSRAGGGGGGCGPSGPVVSLGDLEKGAEAVEFFELLAPDYGTGTEAGVLLAAEPLDVFPTGAAALRGPPELEPGLFEPPPGMVGSLLYPEPWGAPGCPSTKKPQLAAPRGGLTLNEPLRPLYPAAADSPGGEDAPGLLASFAPFFSDCALPPAPPPHQVSYDYSAGYGRTAYSSLWRADADWEGAPGEEGAHRD; encoded by the coding sequence ATGGCGGTGCAGGCGGCGCTCCTCAGCACGCACCCCTTCGTCCCCTTCGGCTTCGGGGGCTCCCCGGACGGGCTGGGGGGAGCCTTCGGAGCCCTGGACAAGGGCTGCTGTTTCGAGGACGATGAGAGCGGGACGCCGGGGGGCGCGCTGCTGGCGGGCGCCGAGGGCGGGGACGTGCGCGAGGCCACCCGCGACCTGCTCAGCTTCATCGACTCGGCGTCCAGCAACATCAAGCTGGCCCTGGACAAGCCGGGCAAGTCGAAGCGGAAGGTGAACCACCGCAAGTACCTGCAGAAGCAGATCAAGCGCTGCAGCGGCCTCATGGGCGCCGCGCCTCCGGGCCCGCCCTCCCCGGGCGCCGCCGACACGCCCGCCAAGCGGCCGCTCGCCGCCCCCGGCGCCCAGACCGTCGCGGGCCCGGCCCACGGCAAGGCCGCCCCTCGGCGGGAGGCGTCGCAGGCCGCGGCGGCTGCCAGCCTGCAGAGCCGGAGCCTGGCCGCGCTCTTCGACTCGCTGCGCCACGTCCCCGGGGGCGCCGAGCCGGCTGGGGGCTCAGTGGCGGCGCCCGCGGCCGGGCTCGGCGGAGCTGGCGCTGGGGGCGCGGGAGGGGACGCGGCCGGCCCCGCGGGGGGTACGGCGGTCCCGGGCGCCAGGAAGGTCCCGCTGCGCGCCCGCAACCTGCCCCCGTCCTTCTTCACCGAGCCGTcccgggcgggcggcggcggcggcgggtgcggcCCGTCGGGGCCCGTCGTGAGCTTGGGCGACCTGGAGAAGGGCGCGGAGGCCGTGGAGTTCTTCGAGCTGCTGGCGCCCGACTACGGCACCGGCACCGAGGCGGGCGTCCTCCTCGCCGCGGAGCCTCTCGATGTGTTCCCCACTGGAGCCGCCGCCCTGCGGGGACCCCCGGAGCTGGAGCCCGGCCTCTTTGAGCCGCCGCCGGGGATGGTGGGGAGCCTACTGTATCCCGAGCCGTGGGGCGCCCCGGGCTGCCCCTCGACCAAGAAGCCGCAGCTAGCTGCCCCCCGTGGCGGCTTGACCTTGAACGAGCCTTTGCGCCCCCTGTACCCCGCCGCCGCGGACTCTCCCGGCGGGGAGGATGCGCCCGGCCTCTTGGCCTCTTTCGCCCCCTTCTTCTCAGACTGCGCCCTgccgccggcgccgccgccgcaTCAGGTGTCCTACGATTACAGCGCGGGCTACGGCCGCACGGCGTACTCCAGCCTCTGGAGAGCGGACGCCGATTGGGAAGGGGCGcccggggaggagggggcgcaCCGGGACTGA